A genomic segment from uncultured Desulfuromonas sp. encodes:
- a CDS encoding zinc transporter ZntB gives MNAIPEGFRFAVQLDGSGSARLLEWSDLQNGASRSTVWVHCDYEDPEIQAWLTRQGLDSLVIEALIAEDSRPRVALYSPGVLVGLRGVNKNPGAAMEDMVSLRVWLDPERIITLSHRSLASVKDIQEQLNIGRGPKSTQGLFSELCDRLEWYVSQMIDDYEDQVELIEQSDLAEDHLRRREAISSLRRRVVTPRRYLSPQRDALSQLAAEPPAWFNERTLMHLKEIRNRLQRHMEDLDAVRDRTVIVQEELQAQVSDQLNARMYIINIFAAVFLPLSFFTGLFGVNVGGIPGAHSEVAFLLFCGCLLILGAGLMLLFHWKRWF, from the coding sequence ATGAATGCTATACCAGAAGGGTTTCGTTTTGCCGTACAGCTTGATGGCTCCGGTTCGGCGCGTTTGTTGGAATGGTCTGATCTGCAAAACGGAGCCAGTCGCTCCACGGTTTGGGTTCACTGTGATTACGAAGATCCTGAGATTCAGGCTTGGTTGACACGCCAGGGACTTGATTCTCTGGTGATCGAAGCCCTGATTGCCGAAGACAGCCGACCGCGGGTCGCTTTATACTCCCCAGGCGTTCTGGTTGGCTTACGCGGTGTTAATAAGAATCCCGGGGCGGCGATGGAAGACATGGTTTCTTTACGGGTCTGGCTGGATCCGGAACGGATTATTACCTTGAGCCATCGCTCTCTGGCTTCAGTGAAGGATATTCAGGAACAACTCAATATAGGGCGTGGACCAAAGTCAACACAGGGCTTGTTTTCGGAGCTGTGTGATCGGCTGGAATGGTATGTCAGCCAGATGATTGATGATTATGAAGATCAGGTGGAGCTGATTGAGCAGAGTGATCTGGCAGAGGATCATCTTCGGCGTCGCGAAGCGATTTCCAGTCTGCGGCGACGTGTCGTTACGCCTCGCCGTTATCTGTCGCCACAGCGAGATGCCTTATCACAATTGGCTGCCGAACCACCTGCATGGTTCAATGAACGGACGCTGATGCACCTGAAAGAAATTCGTAACCGCTTGCAGCGCCATATGGAAGACCTCGATGCTGTAAGAGACCGGACTGTCATTGTGCAGGAAGAGCTGCAGGCGCAAGTCTCCGATCAACTTAACGCCCGCATGTACATCATCAATATTTTTGCTGCAGTCTTCCTGCCTTTATCCTTTTTTACCGGTCTGTTCGGTGTCAATGTCGGTGGAATCCCCGGGGCTCACTCCGAGGTGGCGTTCTTGCTGTTCTGTGGCTGTTTGCTCATTCTCGGTGCCGGGTTGATGCTCCTCTTCCATTGGAAGCGCTGGTTCTGA
- the rsxA gene encoding electron transport complex subunit RsxA, producing MTELLLILVSTVLVNNVVLTQFLGVCPFMGVSKRIDTSLGMGVAIIIVMTIASLATWLFHYHVLIPLGIGYLQTIAFILIIASLVQFIEIMLHKVSPALYRALGIYLPLITTNCAVLGIAVLNIHKQHSLLESLAFSFGAGLGFTLALWIFAGLRERLEVSAVPKCFQGTAIALITAGLLSLAFMGFSGLVKI from the coding sequence ATGACGGAACTGTTGTTGATCCTCGTCAGTACCGTGTTGGTCAATAATGTCGTTTTGACCCAGTTTCTCGGCGTGTGTCCATTTATGGGCGTGTCTAAGCGTATCGACACCTCACTGGGCATGGGCGTGGCCATCATCATCGTCATGACCATCGCCTCCCTGGCCACCTGGCTGTTCCACTATCACGTTCTGATTCCCCTCGGCATCGGTTATCTGCAGACCATCGCCTTTATCCTGATCATCGCCAGCCTGGTGCAATTCATCGAAATCATGCTGCATAAAGTCAGCCCCGCGCTGTACCGGGCGCTGGGCATCTACCTGCCGCTGATCACCACCAACTGCGCGGTACTCGGCATTGCCGTGCTCAACATTCACAAACAGCACAGCCTGCTCGAATCGCTGGCGTTCTCCTTTGGCGCCGGTCTCGGCTTCACCCTGGCGCTGTGGATCTTTGCCGGATTGCGCGAGCGGCTTGAAGTCAGCGCCGTGCCCAAGTGCTTTCAGGGTACGGCCATCGCCCTGATCACGGCCGGATTGCTGTCGCTCGCTTTTATGGGCTTTTCGGGACTGGTCAAGATCTGA